In Macaca thibetana thibetana isolate TM-01 chromosome 8, ASM2454274v1, whole genome shotgun sequence, one DNA window encodes the following:
- the TNFRSF11B gene encoding tumor necrosis factor receptor superfamily member 11B, translating to MSARAAETHRSARPAAASKRLRFPGTTMNKLLCCALVFLDISIKWTTQETFPPKYLHYDQETSHQLLCDKCPPGTYLKQHCTAKWKTVCAPCPDHYYTDSWHTSDECLYCSPVCKELQYVKQECNRTHNRVCECKEGRYLEIEFCLKHRSCPPGFGVVQAGTPERNTVCKRCPDGFFSNETSSKAPCRKHTNCSVFGLLLTQKGNATHDNICSGNSESTQKCGIDVTLCEEAFFRFAVPTKFTPNWLSVLVDNLPGTKVNAESVERIKRRHSSQEQTFQLLKLWKHQNKDQDIVKKIIQDIDLCENSVQRHIGHANLTFEQLRSLMESLPGKKVGAEDIEKTTKACKPSDQILKLLSLWRIKNGDQDTLKGLMHALKHSKTYHFPKTVTQSLKKTIRFLHSFTMYKLYQKLFLEMIGNQVQSVKISCL from the exons TTTCTGGACATCTCCATTAAGTGGACCACCCAGGAAACATTTCCTCCAAAGTACCTTCATTATGATCAAGAAACCTCTCATCAGCTGTTATGTGACAAATGTCCTCCTGGTACCTACCTAAAACAACACTGTACAGCGAAGTGGAAGACCGTGTGTGCCCCTTGCCCTGACCACTACTACACAGACAGCTGGCACACCAGTGATGAGTGTCTATACTGCAGCCCTGTGTGCAAGGAGCTGCAGTACGTCAAGCAGGAGTGCAATCGCACCCACAACCGTGTGTGCGAATGCAAGGAAGGGCGCTACCTTGAGATAGAGTTCTGCTTGAAACATAGGAGCTGCCCTCCTGGATTTGGAGTGGTGCAAGCTG GAACCCCAGAGCGAAATACAGTTTGCAAAAGATGTCCAGATGGATTCTTCTCAAATGAGACGTCATCTAAAGCACCCTGTAGAAAACACACAAACTGCAGTGTCTTTGGTCTCCTGCTAACTCAGAAAGGAAATGCAACACATGACAATATATGTTCTGGAAACAGTGAATCAACTCAAAAGTGTGGAATAG ATGTTACCCTGTGTGAGGAGGCATTCTTCAGGTTTGCTGTTCCTACAAAGTTTACACCTAACTGGCTTAGTGTCTTGGTAGACAATTTGCCTGGCACCAAAGTAAATGCAGAGAGTGTAGAGAGGATAAAACGGCGACACAGCTCACAGGAACAGACTTTCCAGCTGCTGAAGTTATGGAAACATCAAAACAAAGACCAAGATATAGTCAAGAAGATCATCCAAG ATATTGACCTCTGTGAAAACAGTGTGCAGCGGCACATTGGACATGCTAACCTCACCTTCGAGCAGCTTCGTAGCTTGATGGAAAGCCTACCTGGAAAGAAAGTGGGAGCAGAAGACATCGAGAAAACAACAAAGGCATGCAAACCCAGTGACCAGATCCTGAAGCTGCTCAGCTTATGGAGAATAAAAAATGGCGACCAAGACACCTTGAAGGGTCTAATGCACGCACTAAAGCACTCGAAGACGTACCACTTTCCCAAAACTGTCACTCAGAGTCTGAAGAAGACCATCCGGTTCCTTCACAGCTTCACAATGTACAAATTGTATCAGaagttatttttagaaatgataGGGAACCAGGTCCAATCAGTAAAAATAAGCTGCTTATAA